The Agromyces hippuratus genome has a window encoding:
- a CDS encoding potassium-transporting ATPase subunit F, with product MIFFELLAAALGVAAVVYLVYALVKPERF from the coding sequence GTGATCTTCTTCGAACTCCTCGCTGCCGCGTTGGGTGTCGCCGCTGTGGTGTACCTCGTGTACGCCCTCGTCAAACCTGAGCGGTTCTG
- a CDS encoding potassium channel family protein: protein MVDRIRHDAPVLVIGLGRFGAATAGQLDRLGREVLAVDENEGLVQKWSERVTHAVVADAKSIDALKQIGAQDFSIAVCAVGSSIEASVLITANLVDLKIPQIWAKAISASHGKILQRIGANHVIYPEREAGERTAHLVSGRMLDFIEFDDDFALVKMYPPKPIRGKNLTESGVRSKYRVTVVGVKSPGKPFTYATEQTVVSNHDLIIVSGTEGDIERFAALE from the coding sequence TTGGTTGATCGAATCAGGCACGACGCCCCGGTGCTCGTGATCGGCCTCGGCCGCTTCGGAGCCGCCACCGCGGGTCAGCTCGACCGTCTCGGCCGCGAGGTGCTCGCCGTCGACGAGAACGAGGGCCTCGTTCAGAAGTGGTCGGAGCGGGTCACCCACGCCGTCGTCGCCGACGCCAAGTCGATCGATGCGCTGAAGCAGATCGGCGCGCAGGACTTCTCCATCGCGGTGTGCGCGGTGGGCTCGTCGATCGAGGCATCCGTGCTCATCACGGCCAACCTCGTCGACCTGAAGATCCCGCAGATCTGGGCGAAGGCGATCTCGGCCTCGCACGGCAAGATCCTGCAGCGCATCGGCGCCAACCATGTCATCTACCCCGAGCGCGAGGCCGGCGAGCGCACCGCGCATCTCGTGAGCGGCCGCATGCTCGACTTCATCGAGTTCGACGACGACTTCGCCCTGGTGAAGATGTATCCGCCGAAGCCGATCCGCGGCAAGAACCTCACCGAGTCGGGCGTGCGCTCGAAGTACCGCGTGACCGTCGTCGGCGTGAAGAGCCCGGGCAAGCCGTTCACCTACGCGACCGAGCAGACGGTGGTCTCCAACCACGACCTCATCATCGTCTCGGGCACCGAGGGCGACATCGAGCGCTTCGCGGCGCTCGAGTAG
- a CDS encoding TrkH family potassium uptake protein, whose amino-acid sequence MRAQPMGRLGRVDRRSWLGKVRDAVDTLMKHSPSRFAILIFAALIVLFTVLFSLPIASADRQVTPLHDAVFTAVSVICVTGLATVDMATHWSPFGNVLVFIGVNIGGVGVLTLASILGLVISRRLGLRAKLIAASDSNPSRIHVGPVSERQAVRLGEVGGLLATVAISALVIEVTIAIGMIPSMLAAGYDAWHSFWYSFYYSAMAFTNTGFSPNPGGLEPLVGDYWFQSLLMLGVFLGSLGFPVIFALARAWRQPRRWSVHVKLTLATTSILFVAGAAMFLLLEYGNPKTYGQLDAGPTVFQSFFMSMMTRSGGFSTINMHDLNGSSLLVSDMLMFIGGGSASTAGGIKVTTLAVLFLAAFAEARGAPSMEAFGRRIPRDMLRLSVSVVLWGATIVAVSSIAILQITKQPFDYVLFDVISAFATCGLSTGLTAELPPEGVYVMAATMFMGRVGTVTLAAALAASQRRQLFKRPEERPIVG is encoded by the coding sequence ATGCGCGCACAGCCGATGGGTCGACTCGGCCGAGTCGACCGCCGGTCGTGGCTCGGCAAGGTTCGCGACGCGGTCGACACGCTCATGAAGCACTCGCCGTCGCGATTCGCGATCCTCATCTTCGCGGCGCTCATCGTGCTCTTCACCGTGCTGTTCTCGCTGCCGATCGCGAGCGCCGACCGGCAGGTCACGCCGCTCCATGACGCGGTGTTCACCGCGGTCTCGGTCATCTGCGTCACCGGCCTCGCGACGGTCGACATGGCGACGCACTGGTCGCCGTTCGGCAACGTGCTCGTCTTCATCGGCGTGAACATCGGCGGCGTCGGCGTGCTGACGCTCGCGTCCATCCTCGGCCTCGTGATCTCCCGGCGTCTCGGCCTGCGGGCCAAGCTCATCGCCGCGAGCGACTCGAACCCCTCGCGCATCCACGTCGGCCCGGTCTCCGAACGCCAGGCGGTGCGCCTCGGCGAGGTCGGCGGGCTGCTCGCGACCGTCGCGATCAGCGCACTCGTCATCGAGGTGACGATCGCGATCGGCATGATCCCGAGCATGCTCGCGGCGGGCTACGACGCGTGGCACTCGTTCTGGTACAGCTTCTACTACTCGGCCATGGCGTTCACGAACACCGGGTTCAGCCCGAACCCGGGCGGCCTCGAGCCGCTCGTCGGCGACTACTGGTTCCAGTCGCTGCTCATGCTCGGCGTGTTCCTCGGCAGCCTCGGCTTCCCCGTGATCTTCGCGTTGGCGCGGGCCTGGCGTCAGCCGCGCCGCTGGAGCGTGCACGTGAAGCTCACGCTCGCGACGACCTCGATCCTCTTCGTCGCCGGTGCCGCGATGTTCCTGCTGCTCGAGTACGGCAACCCGAAGACCTACGGCCAGCTCGACGCCGGCCCGACGGTCTTCCAGTCCTTCTTCATGTCGATGATGACGAGGTCGGGCGGGTTCTCGACGATCAACATGCACGACCTCAACGGCTCGAGCCTGCTCGTCTCCGACATGCTCATGTTCATCGGCGGTGGCTCGGCGTCGACCGCCGGCGGCATCAAGGTCACGACCCTCGCAGTGCTGTTCCTCGCGGCCTTCGCCGAGGCCCGCGGCGCCCCCTCGATGGAGGCGTTCGGCCGGCGCATCCCGCGCGACATGCTGCGCCTCTCGGTCAGCGTGGTGCTCTGGGGTGCGACGATCGTCGCCGTCTCGTCGATCGCCATCCTGCAGATCACGAAGCAGCCCTTCGATTACGTGCTCTTCGACGTGATCTCGGCGTTCGCCACGTGCGGGCTCTCGACGGGCCTCACGGCCGAGCTGCCGCCCGAGGGCGTCTACGTCATGGCGGCCACGATGTTCATGGGGCGGGTTGGTACAGTGACACTCGCCGCGGCCCTGGCGGCGAGCCAGCGCCGGCAGTTGTTCAAACGTCCGGAAGAGAGGCCCATCGTTGGTTGA
- a CDS encoding ArsR/SmtB family transcription factor, which yields MADIFDVVADSTRRDILAVLLEREAEVPSSGGEISVSEIVSALGASQPTVSKHLKVLRESGLVAVREEGQHRYYKLDRTPLETLEDWLIPFVSTDAAADAATLASAGARDEVALNNEQFAFAAAIGKAFAETAHQVTAVVAPKKRR from the coding sequence ATGGCGGACATCTTCGACGTGGTGGCGGACTCGACGCGACGCGACATCCTCGCAGTGCTCCTCGAGCGCGAAGCGGAGGTGCCGTCGTCGGGCGGTGAGATCAGCGTCTCCGAGATCGTGAGCGCGCTCGGCGCGAGTCAGCCGACGGTCTCGAAGCACCTGAAGGTGCTGCGCGAATCGGGCCTCGTCGCCGTGCGTGAAGAGGGCCAGCACCGCTACTACAAGCTGGACCGCACGCCGCTCGAGACGCTCGAGGACTGGCTGATCCCATTCGTCTCGACGGATGCCGCGGCCGACGCCGCGACGCTCGCGAGCGCCGGTGCCCGCGACGAGGTCGCCCTGAACAACGAGCAGTTCGCCTTCGCCGCCGCCATCGGCAAGGCGTTCGCCGAGACCGCGCACCAGGTCACCGCGGTCGTCGCACCCAAGAAGCGCCGCTGA
- a CDS encoding anthrone oxygenase family protein, translating into MPASLEVLLVVAILGTGLVAGVFFAFSGFVTQGIGRLPAADAARAMREINVTAVRAPLMLAIFGTALVVAVLAVFAFLGEPEGATWWSLGGAALYLVGVVGVTGGANVPRNNRLAAAAETDASALAAAWTAFRPGWLAWNHVRTIASTAACLAFVLALVG; encoded by the coding sequence ATGCCCGCATCGCTGGAAGTGCTGCTCGTCGTCGCGATCCTCGGCACCGGCCTCGTCGCCGGCGTCTTCTTCGCCTTCTCGGGCTTCGTCACCCAGGGCATCGGGCGTCTGCCCGCCGCTGACGCCGCGCGGGCGATGCGCGAGATCAACGTCACCGCCGTGCGCGCCCCGCTCATGCTCGCGATCTTCGGCACGGCGCTCGTGGTGGCGGTGCTCGCCGTGTTCGCGTTCCTGGGCGAACCCGAAGGGGCGACGTGGTGGTCGCTCGGCGGCGCGGCGCTCTACCTGGTCGGCGTGGTCGGCGTGACGGGCGGCGCGAACGTGCCGCGCAACAACCGCTTGGCGGCCGCTGCCGAAACGGATGCCTCGGCGCTCGCCGCCGCATGGACGGCGTTCCGCCCGGGCTGGCTCGCGTGGAACCACGTGCGCACGATCGCGTCGACCGCGGCGTGCCTCGCGTTCGTGCTCGCCCTCGTGGGCTGA
- a CDS encoding GNAT family N-acetyltransferase encodes MPRPDLVIRTTEEADWQAVRALRLEMLRDTPLAYGETLATALDADEATWRARAARGTTPRQTSIVAIDGERWIGHMGGYIPDATSGPMLVGVYVAPEHRGDEAGVSRRLLEAVEHWAREFGGTLRLEVHEHNPRAIRFYEKLGFTLTGRSREYELAPGGLELEMIKPLH; translated from the coding sequence ATGCCCCGCCCCGATCTCGTGATCCGAACCACCGAGGAAGCCGACTGGCAAGCCGTGCGAGCCCTCCGCCTCGAGATGCTGCGGGACACCCCGCTGGCCTACGGCGAGACCCTCGCCACGGCCCTCGACGCCGACGAGGCGACCTGGCGGGCGCGGGCCGCACGAGGCACCACGCCCCGGCAGACCTCGATCGTCGCGATCGACGGCGAGCGCTGGATCGGGCACATGGGCGGCTACATTCCGGATGCCACGTCGGGCCCGATGCTCGTCGGCGTCTACGTCGCACCCGAGCACCGCGGCGACGAGGCCGGCGTCTCGCGCCGGTTGCTCGAAGCGGTCGAGCATTGGGCGCGCGAGTTCGGCGGCACGCTGCGCCTCGAGGTGCACGAGCACAACCCGCGGGCGATCCGCTTCTACGAGAAGCTCGGCTTCACGCTCACCGGCCGCAGCCGCGAGTACGAGCTCGCGCCGGGCGGGCTCGAACTCGAGATGATCAAGCCGCTGCACTGA
- a CDS encoding 30S ribosomal protein bS22 translates to MGSVIKKRRKRMAKKKHRKLLRKTRHQRRNKK, encoded by the coding sequence ATGGGTTCCGTCATCAAGAAGCGCCGCAAGCGTATGGCGAAGAAGAAGCACCGCAAGCTGCTTCGCAAGACGCGCCACCAGCGTCGCAACAAGAAGTAG
- a CDS encoding glutaredoxin family protein, which yields MTRRDIRLTLIGKPGCHLCDDAREVVQAVVAEIEATDAPPRIVLDERSILDDDELRARYAEEIPVVLIDDVVHNYWRIDPVRLKTALLAG from the coding sequence GTGACCCGACGCGACATCCGACTCACGCTCATCGGCAAGCCCGGCTGCCACCTCTGCGACGACGCACGGGAGGTCGTGCAGGCCGTGGTGGCCGAGATCGAGGCGACGGATGCCCCGCCGCGCATCGTGCTCGACGAGCGCTCGATCCTCGACGACGACGAACTGCGCGCCCGCTACGCCGAGGAGATCCCCGTCGTGCTCATCGACGACGTCGTGCACAACTACTGGCGCATCGACCCGGTGCGGCTGAAGACGGCACTGCTCGCCGGCTGA
- a CDS encoding sulfatase-like hydrolase/transferase, whose amino-acid sequence MSTKPDVQRSTLPIPDLAYTGTVTYDATDPDTHYPPIERLLPPEGAPNVLVVLIDDTGFGASSAFGGPVHTPNFERVAAQGLKYTRFHTTALCSPTRAALLSGRNHHTVGMGGITEIATSAPGYNSLRPNNCAPLAETLKLNGYSTAQFGKCHEVPVWQSSPVGPFDQWPSPGGGFEYFYGFIGGETNQWYPAIYEGTTPVEPWGTPEEGYHFMADMTQKAIDWTKQQKALAPDKPFFTYFAPGATHAPHHVPAEWADKYAGKFDQGWDALREETFARQKALGVVPENAVLTERSPGIPAWDEMNPELHPVLAREMEVYAGYLEYADHYVGELLDALEELDVLDDTLVYVIIGDNGASAEGTMKGTTNEAFTINHMNELEDDAYLIEHQDDLGTPRSYNHYAIGWAHAMDTPYQWTKQVASHWGGTRNGTIVSWPNGIAARGEIRNQFAHVIDVAPTVLEAAGIPEPATVHGVTQRPYEGTPMNSSFASADAEETHTTQYFEMLGNRAIFHKGWTAVAKHKDPWLASSHGLDDDVWELYNVEEDWTQSNDLAAKEPAKLAELQRLFLIQAARFNVLPMDIRSAERFNEEIAGRPALVKGTSQTLYSGMKRLSENSVVNIKNKSFTVTAKVTIPESGAAGVIIAQGGSYGGWSLYLHEGTLRFAYNIMGIETDYTTSEAVLEPGAHELRVHFAYDGGGLGKGGAVTLFDGETKLGEGRVSRTLPFFFSMDETVDVGVDVASPVSADYEATGNAFSGKISWVRIDVGDDNHDHLIDPAHQMQIAMTRQ is encoded by the coding sequence GTGAGCACCAAGCCCGACGTCCAGCGTTCGACACTGCCGATTCCGGACCTGGCCTACACGGGCACGGTGACGTACGACGCGACCGACCCCGACACGCACTACCCGCCGATCGAGCGGCTGCTTCCCCCCGAGGGTGCACCCAACGTGCTCGTGGTGCTCATCGACGACACCGGCTTCGGCGCATCGAGCGCCTTCGGCGGGCCCGTGCACACGCCGAACTTCGAGCGGGTCGCCGCGCAGGGGCTGAAGTACACGCGCTTCCACACGACCGCGCTCTGCTCGCCGACTCGTGCTGCGCTGCTCTCGGGCCGCAATCACCACACGGTCGGCATGGGCGGCATCACCGAGATCGCCACGAGCGCGCCCGGCTACAACTCGCTGCGCCCGAACAACTGCGCGCCGCTCGCCGAGACGTTGAAGCTCAACGGATACAGCACCGCCCAGTTCGGCAAGTGCCACGAGGTGCCCGTCTGGCAGTCGAGCCCCGTCGGCCCGTTCGACCAGTGGCCGAGCCCCGGCGGCGGCTTCGAGTACTTCTACGGCTTCATCGGCGGCGAGACCAACCAGTGGTACCCCGCGATCTACGAGGGCACGACGCCGGTCGAGCCGTGGGGCACCCCTGAAGAGGGCTACCACTTCATGGCCGACATGACCCAGAAGGCCATCGACTGGACGAAGCAGCAGAAGGCGCTCGCCCCCGACAAGCCCTTCTTCACCTACTTCGCGCCGGGCGCGACCCACGCCCCGCACCACGTGCCCGCCGAGTGGGCCGACAAGTACGCGGGCAAGTTCGACCAGGGCTGGGACGCCCTGCGTGAGGAGACCTTCGCGCGGCAGAAGGCGCTCGGCGTCGTCCCCGAGAACGCGGTGCTCACCGAGCGCAGCCCCGGCATCCCCGCGTGGGACGAGATGAACCCCGAGCTGCACCCCGTGCTCGCCCGCGAGATGGAGGTCTACGCCGGGTACCTCGAGTACGCCGACCACTACGTCGGCGAGTTGCTCGACGCCCTCGAGGAGCTCGACGTGCTCGACGACACGCTCGTCTACGTGATCATCGGCGACAACGGGGCATCCGCCGAGGGCACCATGAAGGGCACGACGAACGAGGCGTTCACGATCAACCACATGAACGAGCTCGAAGACGACGCCTACCTCATCGAGCACCAGGACGACCTGGGCACCCCCCGTTCGTACAACCACTACGCGATCGGCTGGGCGCACGCGATGGACACGCCCTACCAGTGGACCAAGCAGGTGGCGAGCCACTGGGGAGGCACCCGCAACGGCACGATCGTCTCGTGGCCGAACGGCATCGCCGCTCGCGGCGAGATCCGCAACCAGTTCGCGCACGTCATCGACGTGGCGCCGACGGTGCTCGAGGCTGCCGGCATCCCCGAGCCGGCGACCGTGCACGGCGTCACGCAACGGCCCTACGAGGGCACGCCGATGAACTCATCGTTCGCCTCTGCCGACGCGGAGGAGACGCACACCACCCAGTACTTCGAGATGCTCGGCAACCGGGCGATCTTCCACAAGGGGTGGACGGCGGTCGCCAAGCACAAGGACCCGTGGCTCGCGTCGAGCCACGGCCTCGACGACGACGTGTGGGAGCTCTACAACGTCGAGGAGGACTGGACCCAGTCCAACGACCTCGCGGCGAAGGAACCCGCCAAGCTCGCCGAGCTGCAGCGGCTCTTCCTGATCCAGGCCGCGCGATTCAACGTGCTGCCCATGGACATCCGCTCGGCCGAGCGGTTCAACGAGGAGATCGCCGGGCGGCCCGCCCTCGTGAAGGGCACCTCGCAGACCCTGTACTCGGGCATGAAGCGCCTCAGCGAGAACTCGGTCGTCAACATCAAGAACAAGTCGTTCACGGTGACCGCGAAGGTGACCATCCCCGAGTCGGGCGCGGCCGGCGTGATCATCGCGCAGGGCGGCTCCTACGGCGGGTGGAGCCTGTACCTGCACGAGGGAACGCTGCGCTTCGCGTACAACATCATGGGCATCGAGACCGACTACACGACCTCCGAGGCGGTGCTCGAGCCGGGTGCTCACGAGCTCCGCGTGCACTTCGCGTACGACGGCGGGGGCCTCGGCAAGGGTGGCGCAGTAACGCTCTTCGACGGCGAGACGAAGCTCGGCGAGGGCCGGGTGAGCCGCACACTGCCGTTCTTCTTCTCGATGGACGAGACGGTCGACGTCGGCGTGGATGTCGCGTCACCGGTGTCGGCAGACTACGAGGCGACCGGCAACGCATTCTCGGGCAAGATCTCGTGGGTGCGCATCGATGTCGGCGACGACAACCACGACCACCTCATCGACCCCGCCCACCAGATGCAGATCGCGATGACCCGGCAGTGA
- a CDS encoding HAD family hydrolase has protein sequence MSANDSVRALPSWTDGATRDAIIDFVASVTDGPGAVPVEERVAVFDNDGTLWTEKPMPTQLHFIVQQWAAAAAADPSLAEQQPYKAAVTGDLAWLGGAVDKHYAGDDSDVKVMIGAILGSTADLGVEQYAAMVADFYRDARHLTLHRPYAEVVYQPMVELLRYLEANGFSNYIVSGGDRDFMRPMTAEYYGIPPERVIGSALGLGYDEASNQVHYHSTFDFMDDGPVKPVRIWTRIGRRPIFAAGNSNGDIQMLRYTQGSAQHLTLLVHHDDDTGRGDTPYDKGAEQALAAASEHGFTVVSVAHDWASVFPDPAA, from the coding sequence GTGAGCGCGAACGACTCCGTGCGGGCGCTGCCGTCGTGGACGGACGGTGCGACCCGTGACGCGATCATCGACTTCGTGGCATCGGTCACCGACGGCCCCGGCGCCGTGCCGGTCGAGGAACGCGTCGCGGTCTTCGACAACGACGGCACGCTCTGGACCGAGAAGCCCATGCCCACGCAGTTGCACTTCATCGTGCAGCAGTGGGCCGCGGCAGCCGCGGCCGACCCGTCGCTCGCCGAGCAGCAGCCCTACAAGGCGGCCGTCACCGGCGACCTCGCGTGGCTCGGGGGAGCGGTCGACAAGCACTACGCCGGCGACGACTCGGATGTGAAGGTCATGATCGGCGCGATCCTCGGGTCGACCGCCGATCTGGGCGTGGAACAGTACGCCGCGATGGTCGCCGACTTCTACCGCGACGCCCGGCACCTGACCCTGCACCGGCCGTACGCCGAGGTGGTCTACCAGCCCATGGTGGAGCTGCTGCGGTACCTCGAGGCCAACGGCTTCTCGAACTACATCGTGTCGGGCGGCGACCGCGACTTCATGCGGCCGATGACGGCGGAGTACTACGGAATCCCGCCCGAGCGCGTCATCGGGTCGGCCCTCGGGCTCGGCTACGACGAGGCGTCGAACCAGGTGCACTATCACTCGACGTTCGACTTCATGGACGACGGCCCCGTGAAACCGGTGCGCATCTGGACGCGCATCGGGCGCCGCCCGATCTTCGCCGCCGGCAACTCCAACGGCGACATCCAGATGCTCCGCTACACGCAGGGCAGCGCGCAGCACCTCACCCTGCTCGTGCACCACGACGACGACACCGGTCGTGGCGACACCCCCTACGACAAGGGGGCCGAGCAGGCGCTCGCCGCGGCATCCGAGCACGGCTTCACGGTCGTGAGCGTCGCGCACGACTGGGCGAGCGTCTTCCCCGACCCGGCAGCATAG
- a CDS encoding SulP family inorganic anion transporter encodes MSRTTVASRRRPLLFPTLRGYQRGWLGADLLAGLSAGAVVIPQAMAYATIANLPVQVGLYTCMVPMLVYAMLGGSRAMSVSTTSTIATLTATTLVSAGVAAGSDDPVPDLMALTLMVGLLLLVCRLLRLGSLVENISKATIVGIQVGVGATVAVGQLPKLLGETSNFSGHGFIRSLVAVVEAVPGANPVTIALSAGSIVVLFLLKRFAPRVPGPLIVVAAGILLVAFAGLEGAGVELIPPVPQGFPPPSLPSFAHVPELIPGALAIAVMAFLESAAVARGIRKPGEPQIDSDQELFATGAANTVGSFFQVLPAAGGFSQSAVNQGAGARTQLATIVTVVLAVLVALFLGPVLSLLPQATLAALVFVAVISLIDVGSLVRFWRISRNDFWIAAATAFVGLTAGLLLAVVVGVLATFVVVLRELDRLRIDVAEPVDGVLPVRLMGPLYTANVVANENAVLAAAAAAEEAAADGAGIRAVALELTRLSATSITVLDTLADLDRELAATGVELRLAAVPEPGAVIARRTSWFAGLEAAGRVYPTLEAAVAVGARPAG; translated from the coding sequence ATGTCGCGCACCACCGTTGCATCGCGGCGGCGACCGTTGCTGTTCCCGACCCTTCGCGGCTATCAGCGCGGCTGGCTCGGGGCCGACCTGCTCGCGGGGCTGTCGGCCGGGGCCGTCGTCATCCCTCAGGCGATGGCGTACGCGACGATCGCGAACCTGCCGGTGCAGGTCGGGCTCTACACGTGCATGGTGCCGATGCTCGTCTACGCGATGCTCGGCGGCTCACGGGCGATGAGCGTGTCGACGACGTCGACGATCGCGACGCTGACCGCGACGACGCTCGTGTCGGCGGGTGTCGCCGCGGGCTCCGACGACCCCGTGCCCGACCTCATGGCGCTCACGCTCATGGTCGGGCTGCTCCTGCTCGTCTGCCGGCTGCTGCGGCTCGGCTCCCTCGTCGAGAACATCTCGAAGGCGACGATCGTCGGCATCCAGGTCGGCGTCGGCGCGACCGTCGCGGTCGGCCAGCTGCCGAAGCTGCTCGGCGAGACGTCGAACTTCTCGGGCCATGGATTCATCCGCTCGCTCGTCGCCGTCGTCGAGGCCGTGCCCGGTGCGAACCCGGTGACGATCGCCCTCTCGGCCGGATCGATCGTCGTGCTCTTCCTGCTGAAGCGCTTCGCCCCGCGGGTGCCCGGGCCGCTGATCGTCGTCGCCGCGGGCATCCTGCTCGTCGCGTTCGCCGGCCTCGAGGGTGCGGGCGTCGAGCTCATCCCGCCGGTGCCGCAGGGCTTCCCGCCGCCGTCACTGCCCTCGTTCGCGCACGTGCCCGAGCTCATACCGGGTGCGCTCGCGATCGCGGTGATGGCGTTCCTCGAGTCCGCCGCGGTGGCGCGGGGCATCCGCAAGCCCGGCGAACCGCAGATCGACAGCGACCAGGAGCTCTTCGCGACCGGCGCAGCCAACACCGTCGGCTCGTTCTTCCAGGTGCTGCCCGCCGCCGGCGGCTTCTCGCAGAGCGCGGTGAACCAGGGCGCCGGTGCGCGCACGCAGCTCGCGACGATCGTGACGGTCGTGCTCGCGGTGCTCGTGGCGCTGTTCCTCGGGCCGGTGCTGAGCCTGCTGCCGCAGGCGACGCTCGCCGCACTCGTCTTCGTCGCCGTGATCAGCCTCATCGACGTCGGCTCGCTCGTGCGGTTCTGGCGCATCAGCCGGAACGACTTCTGGATCGCCGCGGCCACGGCGTTCGTGGGGCTCACCGCGGGCCTGCTGCTCGCGGTCGTCGTCGGCGTCCTCGCGACGTTCGTCGTGGTGCTGCGCGAGCTCGACCGGCTGCGCATCGACGTGGCCGAGCCGGTCGACGGCGTGCTGCCCGTGCGCCTCATGGGCCCGCTCTACACCGCGAACGTGGTCGCCAACGAGAACGCGGTGCTCGCCGCCGCGGCCGCCGCCGAGGAGGCAGCTGCCGATGGCGCGGGCATCCGGGCGGTCGCCCTCGAACTCACCCGGCTCTCGGCGACGTCGATCACGGTGCTCGACACGCTCGCCGACCTCGATCGCGAACTCGCCGCGACCGGCGTCGAGCTGCGACTTGCCGCCGTGCCCGAGCCGGGGGCGGTGATCGCGCGTCGCACGAGCTGGTTCGCCGGGCTCGAGGCCGCCGGGCGGGTCTACCCGACGCTCGAGGCCGCGGTCGCGGTCGGGGCTCGGCCGGCCGGGTAG
- a CDS encoding formylglycine-generating enzyme family protein, with protein MIRIEGGTFRMGSDEFYADETPVHERTVGSFELDVHPVTNEQFAAFVEATGYVTVAERPLDPADFPGVDPADLVPGGLVFTPTPGPVDLREWRQWWRWGAGASWRHPFGPEASVRQAQFGAVDALVDRPTHPVVQVSFEDASAYAAWAGKRLPTEAELEFAARGGLDGARFAWGDEEFPDGRLMVNRWQGSFPYRNTGAEGWAGTSPVKTFPANGYGLFDVTGNVWEWTTDFYTARHNPPGVDAVDAERRPNLLAAASAEPGSRIPRRVLKGGSHLCSPDYCLRYRPAARSPQADDSATTHIGFRCARDS; from the coding sequence ATGATCCGCATCGAGGGCGGCACGTTCCGCATGGGCTCCGACGAGTTCTACGCCGACGAGACGCCCGTGCACGAGCGCACGGTGGGCTCGTTCGAACTCGACGTGCACCCGGTCACGAACGAGCAGTTCGCCGCGTTCGTCGAGGCGACCGGCTATGTCACCGTGGCCGAACGCCCGCTCGACCCGGCCGACTTCCCCGGCGTCGACCCGGCCGACCTCGTGCCCGGCGGGCTCGTGTTCACGCCCACCCCGGGCCCCGTCGATCTGCGCGAGTGGCGGCAGTGGTGGCGTTGGGGCGCCGGCGCGAGCTGGCGGCACCCGTTCGGCCCCGAGGCATCCGTTCGGCAGGCTCAGTTCGGCGCCGTCGACGCGCTCGTCGACCGCCCGACCCATCCGGTCGTGCAGGTGAGCTTCGAGGATGCCTCGGCCTACGCCGCCTGGGCGGGCAAGCGTCTGCCGACCGAGGCCGAGCTCGAGTTCGCCGCGCGCGGCGGGCTCGACGGCGCGCGCTTCGCCTGGGGCGATGAGGAGTTCCCCGACGGCCGGCTGATGGTCAACCGCTGGCAGGGCTCGTTCCCCTACCGCAACACCGGCGCCGAGGGCTGGGCGGGCACCTCGCCCGTGAAGACCTTCCCGGCGAACGGCTACGGGCTCTTCGACGTCACCGGCAACGTGTGGGAGTGGACGACCGACTTCTACACCGCGCGCCACAACCCGCCGGGCGTCGATGCGGTCGACGCCGAGCGGCGCCCGAACCTGCTCGCCGCAGCGTCGGCCGAGCCCGGCTCGCGCATCCCGCGCCGGGTGCTCAAGGGCGGCTCGCACCTGTGCTCCCCCGACTACTGCCTGCGCTACCGGCCGGCGGCCCGCTCACCGCAGGCCGACGACTCGGCGACGACGCACATCGGGTTCCGCTGCGCCCGCGATTCCTGA